One Ruegeria sp. SCSIO 43209 genomic window carries:
- a CDS encoding ABC transporter substrate-binding protein, whose amino-acid sequence MIGRHFIFSLLVAALSAGSALARCEDHVPQPKPQNASRDIVGADLDTIVERGYIEFAAYEDFAPWSFEQDGKIQGVDIEIGKLIAQDLGVEPRFNLVAAGENLEADLRNWIWKGPLINGRVANVMLHIPYDSEFACRVEQVVFTGQYHDEEIAIAFRRDAYPEDPPVPAYFRFDTVAVENDSIADFYLSSFPGGQLSQNVSRFPTADQAMQALAAGETMAAMGPRAQLEAGLTPDLDIHTPPLPGFAVSTWTSGVAVHFAYRGLSYAVDDAIYAALQDGRIAKIFEDYGLTHTPPELR is encoded by the coding sequence ATGATCGGACGCCATTTCATTTTCTCCCTGTTGGTCGCCGCCCTGTCCGCCGGGTCGGCTCTGGCCAGGTGTGAAGACCATGTGCCCCAACCCAAACCCCAGAATGCCAGCCGCGACATCGTGGGCGCTGACCTCGATACCATTGTCGAGCGCGGCTATATCGAATTCGCCGCCTACGAAGATTTCGCGCCCTGGTCGTTTGAGCAGGACGGTAAGATTCAGGGCGTGGACATCGAAATCGGCAAGTTGATTGCACAGGATCTGGGGGTCGAGCCCCGGTTCAATCTGGTCGCGGCAGGAGAGAACCTAGAGGCCGATCTGCGCAACTGGATCTGGAAAGGTCCGCTGATCAACGGGCGCGTGGCCAATGTCATGCTGCACATTCCCTATGACAGCGAATTTGCCTGCCGGGTCGAACAGGTGGTGTTCACCGGCCAGTATCATGACGAGGAAATCGCCATCGCCTTTCGCCGCGATGCCTATCCCGAAGACCCTCCGGTTCCGGCCTATTTCCGTTTTGACACCGTCGCGGTTGAAAACGACTCAATTGCTGATTTCTACCTGTCGTCTTTTCCCGGCGGGCAACTGTCGCAGAATGTCAGCCGGTTCCCTACTGCAGATCAGGCGATGCAGGCCCTGGCCGCAGGTGAAACGATGGCCGCAATGGGCCCCCGCGCCCAGCTTGAGGCCGGACTGACCCCCGATCTGGATATCCATACCCCGCCTTTGCCCGGCTTTGCCGTCAGCACCTGGACCAGTGGCGTGGCTGTGCATTTTGCCTATCGCGGCCTCAGTTATGCGGTTGATGATGCGATCTATGCAGCGCTTCAGGATGGCCGCATCGCCAAAATCTTCGAGGATTATGGGCTGACGCATACCCCTCCCGAACTGCGCTGA
- a CDS encoding xanthine dehydrogenase family protein molybdopterin-binding subunit has product MPKDSGIGASSKRREDVRFLTGAGNYTDDINVAGQAYVHFLRSDIAHGRLKSVDTSAAEAMPGVVKVFTGKDFEGVGGMPCGWEVTDKHGAPMQEPPHPILAQGKVRHVGDPIAAVVADSLEQARDAAEAIEVDIEELPAVMDMKAAAQEGATLVHDDLKNNICYDWQLGEADDAKVNEVFANAAHVTTLDLVNNRLVANPMEPRVAVGEYKRGTDEYTLYTTSQNPHVIRLLMCAFVLGLPEHKVRVVAPDVGGGFGTKIFHYAEEAFCTFAAKACNRPVKWTSSRSEAFMSDAHGRDHVSTIELALDADNNFIGLRTNTFANLGAYLSTFSSSVPTWLHGTLMAGNYKTPVIQVNVKAMFTNTVPVDAYRGAGRPEATFQLERVVDKAARELGVDPIALRRQNFVTQFPYDTPVALTYDTGDYNGTMDKLEAAADLAGFAARRAQSEANGKLRGLGINCYIEACGIAPSNIVGMLGARAGLYDAATVRVNATGSISVMVGAHSHGQGHETAFPQVVADMIGIDESMVEIVHGDTSKIPFGMGTYGSRSLAVCGSAMVKATEKVIDKAKKIAAHLLEASEADIELKDGQFSVAGTDKSVAWGDVTLTAYVPHNFPLEVEPGLEETAFYDPANFTFPSGAYACEVEVDPETGQVSIEAFTAADDFGNIVNPMIVDGQVHGGIGQGIGQALLENCAYDENGQLLSASFMDYAMPRADDVPFYAVDHSSQTPCTHNPLGVKGCGEAGAIGSPPAVVNAVLDAMNSGGKAVDHIDMPMSPSRVWAAMNS; this is encoded by the coding sequence ATGCCCAAAGACAGTGGCATCGGAGCCAGTTCCAAGCGGCGCGAGGACGTACGCTTTCTGACCGGAGCTGGCAATTATACCGACGACATCAACGTGGCCGGACAGGCCTATGTCCATTTCCTGCGCTCGGATATCGCGCATGGACGTTTGAAAAGCGTGGATACATCAGCGGCTGAGGCGATGCCCGGCGTGGTCAAGGTGTTCACCGGCAAGGATTTCGAAGGCGTGGGCGGCATGCCCTGCGGCTGGGAGGTGACGGACAAGCACGGCGCGCCGATGCAGGAGCCTCCGCACCCCATTCTGGCCCAGGGTAAAGTGCGCCATGTGGGCGATCCCATTGCCGCCGTGGTGGCCGACAGCCTGGAACAGGCGCGCGACGCGGCCGAGGCGATCGAGGTGGACATCGAGGAACTGCCCGCCGTGATGGACATGAAGGCCGCAGCCCAAGAGGGCGCGACGCTGGTTCATGACGATCTGAAGAACAACATCTGCTATGACTGGCAGCTGGGCGAGGCCGATGACGCCAAGGTCAACGAGGTCTTCGCGAATGCGGCCCATGTGACCACGCTGGATCTGGTCAACAACCGTCTGGTCGCCAACCCGATGGAACCGCGCGTGGCGGTGGGGGAATACAAGCGCGGGACGGATGAGTACACGCTCTATACCACATCGCAGAACCCGCATGTGATCCGCCTGCTGATGTGCGCCTTTGTGCTGGGCCTGCCCGAGCATAAGGTCCGCGTGGTGGCCCCCGATGTGGGCGGCGGCTTTGGCACCAAGATTTTCCACTATGCGGAAGAGGCGTTCTGTACCTTCGCCGCCAAGGCCTGCAACCGGCCGGTGAAGTGGACCTCGAGCCGGTCCGAGGCGTTCATGTCGGATGCCCATGGTCGAGACCACGTCAGCACCATCGAGCTGGCGCTGGATGCGGACAACAACTTCATCGGTCTGCGCACCAATACCTTTGCCAATCTGGGGGCGTATCTGTCGACCTTCTCAAGCTCCGTGCCAACCTGGCTGCACGGCACGCTGATGGCGGGCAACTACAAGACGCCGGTCATTCAGGTGAACGTCAAGGCGATGTTCACCAACACGGTGCCGGTGGATGCCTATCGCGGCGCGGGCCGACCCGAGGCGACGTTTCAGTTGGAGCGCGTGGTGGACAAGGCCGCGCGCGAGCTGGGGGTCGATCCGATTGCGCTGCGCCGTCAGAACTTTGTCACCCAGTTCCCCTATGACACGCCGGTGGCGCTGACCTATGACACCGGGGATTACAACGGGACGATGGACAAGCTGGAGGCCGCCGCCGATCTGGCAGGCTTTGCCGCCCGCCGGGCGCAGAGCGAGGCCAATGGCAAGCTGCGGGGCCTGGGCATCAACTGCTATATCGAGGCCTGTGGCATTGCGCCGTCGAACATCGTTGGCATGCTGGGGGCCCGGGCGGGTCTTTATGATGCGGCGACCGTGCGGGTGAACGCCACCGGATCAATCAGTGTCATGGTGGGTGCGCATAGCCACGGGCAGGGGCATGAGACCGCCTTCCCGCAGGTTGTGGCCGATATGATCGGCATCGACGAGTCGATGGTCGAGATCGTGCATGGCGACACCTCGAAGATTCCGTTTGGGATGGGCACCTATGGCTCGCGCTCGCTTGCGGTCTGTGGCTCGGCTATGGTCAAGGCCACCGAGAAGGTGATCGACAAGGCCAAGAAGATCGCAGCCCACCTGCTGGAGGCTTCCGAGGCCGATATCGAGCTGAAGGACGGTCAGTTCAGCGTGGCAGGCACCGACAAGTCGGTGGCCTGGGGCGATGTGACCCTGACGGCCTATGTGCCGCATAACTTCCCGCTGGAGGTTGAGCCGGGGCTGGAGGAGACCGCGTTCTATGACCCGGCCAACTTCACCTTCCCCTCGGGCGCCTATGCCTGCGAGGTTGAGGTCGACCCCGAGACCGGGCAGGTCAGTATCGAGGCCTTCACCGCGGCGGATGACTTTGGCAACATCGTCAATCCGATGATCGTGGATGGTCAGGTGCATGGCGGTATCGGTCAGGGCATCGGTCAGGCGCTGCTGGAGAACTGCGCCTATGACGAGAATGGCCAGTTGCTGAGTGCGTCCTTCATGGATTACGCCATGCCGCGCGCCGATGATGTGCCCTTCTATGCGGTGGATCATTCCAGCCAGACGCCCTGCACGCATAACCCGCTGGGGGTGAAGGGCTGTGGTGAGGCCGGGGCCATTGGCTCGCCGCCTGCGGTGGTCAATGCGGTGCTGGATGCGATGAACTCTGGCGGCAAGGCGGTGGATCACATCGACATGCCAATGAGCCCGTCGCGCGTCTGGGCGGCGATGAACAGCTGA
- a CDS encoding FAD:protein FMN transferase: protein MINRRRFLAISAAALATPATAQPTKWHGYALGAEVSLTFDAPPDVAEPAITRIRAELERCEALFSLYRPNSDLSRLNRSGHLKAPAPEMLALLQACDHAYRQTDGRFDPTVQPLWQAAAQNGDLNAARKALGWDRVRISPDHIALDPGQALTLNGIAQGYATDLVTEVLRQAGWENVLVNIGEYYAAGRNWTLGLSDPQYGIVQTRTLKDQAIATSSPGALRLGGGQFHVLNPQAMQPPQWSTVGVQAATATSADALSTALCHADEGEIQTILDRTPKSTTVICVHQNGSVRTFQS from the coding sequence ATGATAAACCGCCGCCGCTTCCTTGCTATCTCTGCCGCCGCGCTGGCCACTCCGGCCACGGCCCAGCCCACAAAATGGCATGGCTACGCTTTGGGCGCAGAAGTCAGCCTAACCTTTGACGCGCCCCCAGATGTTGCCGAACCCGCCATAACCCGCATCCGAGCCGAGCTTGAACGCTGCGAAGCATTGTTCAGCCTCTATCGGCCGAATTCCGACTTGTCTCGGTTGAACCGTTCTGGCCACCTGAAAGCACCCGCGCCCGAAATGCTCGCGCTTCTGCAGGCGTGTGATCACGCCTACCGGCAGACCGACGGGCGTTTTGATCCGACCGTTCAACCCTTGTGGCAGGCAGCGGCGCAGAATGGAGACCTCAATGCCGCGCGCAAAGCCCTTGGATGGGACCGGGTTCGGATTTCGCCCGATCACATTGCGCTGGATCCCGGCCAAGCACTGACGCTGAATGGAATTGCACAGGGCTACGCCACGGATCTGGTCACAGAGGTGCTGCGTCAGGCGGGTTGGGAGAACGTACTCGTCAATATCGGTGAGTACTACGCCGCAGGGCGTAACTGGACCCTTGGTTTATCCGATCCTCAGTACGGGATCGTTCAGACCCGGACGCTCAAAGATCAAGCGATTGCCACCTCCAGCCCAGGTGCGTTGCGACTGGGTGGCGGTCAGTTTCACGTCCTGAATCCACAAGCCATGCAACCACCCCAATGGTCGACGGTCGGCGTTCAGGCTGCAACCGCGACATCGGCAGATGCATTGTCAACGGCGCTTTGCCATGCAGATGAAGGTGAGATTCAAACCATCCTGGATCGGACACCCAAGAGCACCACTGTAATTTGTGTTCACCAGAATGGGTCTGTCCGGACCTTCCAATCATAA
- a CDS encoding CoxG family protein, with protein MELHDSRTIAAPRSEVWNALLSADVLRKCVPGCQEMTGTAEDGFDATVVQKVGPVKATFKGKVTLSDMVSGESLKLSGEGKGGAAGFAKGAADVTLSDVAEGTLLTYNVDARVGGKLAQLGGRVVDGFAKKMADQFFQNFQSAVEVEPEAPASEAAAEPEQQAEEATEKKGWLKRVLGG; from the coding sequence ATGGAGTTACATGACAGCCGCACAATAGCCGCGCCACGGTCCGAGGTCTGGAATGCCCTTCTGTCGGCAGATGTTCTGCGCAAATGCGTCCCCGGTTGCCAAGAGATGACCGGCACCGCAGAGGACGGGTTCGATGCCACCGTGGTGCAGAAAGTCGGCCCCGTCAAAGCCACGTTCAAAGGGAAAGTGACCCTGTCCGACATGGTGTCCGGGGAAAGCCTGAAATTGTCGGGCGAAGGCAAGGGCGGCGCTGCCGGATTTGCCAAGGGCGCGGCCGATGTCACGCTGTCCGATGTCGCCGAAGGCACCTTGCTGACCTACAACGTGGACGCGCGCGTGGGCGGCAAGCTGGCCCAACTGGGTGGCCGCGTCGTGGACGGTTTCGCCAAGAAAATGGCGGATCAGTTCTTTCAGAATTTCCAAAGCGCGGTCGAGGTCGAGCCAGAGGCCCCCGCCAGCGAAGCGGCAGCTGAACCAGAACAACAAGCGGAAGAGGCAACCGAAAAGAAAGGCTGGCTCAAGCGCGTTTTGGGCGGTTGA
- a CDS encoding xanthine dehydrogenase family protein subunit M, with protein sequence MYSFEFEKPSNIADAVAALGAEDAQALGGGQTLIPTLKQRLAAPSVLVSVSGIAEMQGVCIEDDGSVAIGGATTHATVAREAASAYPALAALAGQIGDPAVRNRGTIGGSVANNDPAACYPAGVLGSGATIVTDTRQIAADDFFEGMFATALDEGEIITSVRFPVPQAASYQKFLQPASRFALVGVYVARFADGVRVAVTGASEDGVFRWAEAEEALNKSFSADALMGLSVNPMNMIADLHGSKDYRAHLVGVMTKRAVQDCS encoded by the coding sequence ATGTACAGTTTCGAGTTTGAGAAGCCCTCGAACATAGCGGATGCGGTTGCCGCATTGGGGGCTGAGGATGCGCAGGCGTTGGGGGGTGGTCAGACACTGATACCGACGCTGAAGCAGCGATTGGCAGCGCCTTCGGTGCTGGTCAGCGTGAGCGGGATTGCTGAGATGCAGGGTGTCTGTATCGAAGATGACGGCTCGGTCGCGATTGGTGGAGCGACGACTCATGCCACCGTGGCGCGCGAAGCGGCGAGCGCTTATCCGGCGCTGGCGGCGCTGGCGGGTCAGATCGGTGATCCGGCGGTGCGCAACCGCGGCACCATTGGCGGGTCGGTGGCCAACAATGATCCGGCGGCCTGTTATCCGGCGGGGGTTCTGGGCTCGGGTGCGACTATCGTGACCGACACGCGGCAGATCGCGGCGGATGACTTCTTTGAGGGCATGTTCGCGACCGCACTGGATGAGGGCGAGATCATCACCTCGGTCCGGTTCCCGGTGCCACAGGCGGCGAGCTATCAGAAGTTCTTGCAGCCCGCGTCGCGCTTTGCCTTGGTTGGTGTCTACGTGGCGCGCTTTGCGGATGGCGTCCGTGTCGCTGTCACCGGTGCCAGCGAAGACGGCGTGTTCCGGTGGGCAGAGGCCGAAGAGGCCTTGAACAAATCCTTCAGCGCCGATGCGTTGATGGGGCTGAGCGTCAACCCGATGAACATGATCGCCGACCTGCACGGCAGCAAAGACTACCGCGCCCATCTGGTTGGGGTAATGACGAAACGCGCCGTCCAAGACTGTTCGTAA
- a CDS encoding (2Fe-2S)-binding protein: protein MKISLTVNGMSVSGDVEGRTLLSGFLRDHLGLTGTHVGCDTAQCGACVVHVNGQAVKSCNMLAVEADGAEVGTIEGQAAEDGTLNTIQQAFQDHHGLQCGFCTPGMVMSAAALLKDNPRPTEAEIRKYLEGNLCRCTGYHNIVKAIMAASGQDVSSIAAE, encoded by the coding sequence ATGAAAATATCGCTGACTGTGAATGGGATGTCTGTGAGCGGTGATGTTGAGGGTCGGACGTTATTGTCTGGATTTTTGCGGGATCATTTGGGTTTAACGGGGACGCATGTTGGGTGTGACACGGCGCAGTGCGGGGCCTGTGTTGTGCATGTGAATGGTCAGGCTGTGAAGTCGTGCAACATGCTGGCGGTTGAGGCGGACGGGGCCGAGGTTGGCACGATTGAGGGTCAGGCGGCAGAGGATGGGACGCTGAACACCATTCAGCAGGCGTTTCAGGATCACCATGGCCTGCAATGCGGCTTCTGCACGCCGGGCATGGTGATGAGTGCGGCGGCTTTGCTTAAGGACAATCCGCGCCCGACGGAAGCTGAGATCCGGAAGTATCTGGAAGGCAATCTGTGCCGGTGCACGGGCTATCATAACATCGTCAAGGCGATCATGGCCGCTTCGGGTCAGGACGTTTCAAGCATCGCCGCCGAATAA